The Cohnella abietis genome has a segment encoding these proteins:
- a CDS encoding RidA family protein yields MRKVMIYTDKAPKPSGAYSQAVKLGEMVYLAGTCPFDTVTGEVLFPGDMEQQTRIVLEYMGEILQAAGTSLEHVVKVTSFIDDLNEFEAYNRTYRKFFQEEPPARSTIEIGKFPTGMRVEIECIAYIPS; encoded by the coding sequence ATGAGAAAAGTAATGATATATACAGATAAGGCACCGAAACCAAGCGGTGCTTATTCTCAAGCCGTAAAGCTTGGAGAAATGGTCTATCTGGCTGGAACATGTCCATTTGATACCGTGACGGGTGAGGTGTTGTTCCCGGGAGATATGGAACAGCAGACACGCATCGTTCTCGAATATATGGGTGAAATTTTGCAGGCAGCCGGAACTTCATTAGAGCATGTCGTTAAGGTGACTTCCTTTATTGATGACCTTAACGAATTTGAGGCATACAATCGGACTTACCGTAAATTCTTCCAAGAAGAACCGCCAGCCCGAAGCACGATTGAAATTGGCAAATTTCCTACTGGTATGCGTGTGGAAATTGAGTGTATTGCCTACATTCCGTCATGA
- a CDS encoding M20 family metallopeptidase, producing the protein MDLSSAVDTESASHPSVTILEDLLRIQSVNPHYEKDARGERDVADYIEERMRKAGLQVTRQPVVDGRDNIIAELRVGKPESALLFEAHMDTVSIGSMENALKPIYREGRLYGRGACDTKGALAGMIHMMERCAQHPELLNADLIFCASVDEEYVFRGLINFMSLDIPLSGAVVGEPTELGIVVEHKGCARFTVQAHGKSAHSSVPHKGENAVYAMMDVVRYIRERVEPELATVKSELCGKPTIVVSTISGGSQINIVPEACEISVDRRIVPGESPEQVLSEFERDIRTDLSEMRLTIEPLLLDPALNTPHDAAVVRSAQQVAEMLGMNSSLRGVTYGSNASKLQAWKGIPSIVYGPGSIEQAHSAEEWVPVDEVVQAAEFYYQLACSYKGNKEERG; encoded by the coding sequence GTGGATTTATCATCAGCGGTTGATACCGAAAGTGCATCACATCCATCTGTAACGATTCTTGAAGATCTGCTGCGCATCCAAAGCGTAAACCCGCATTATGAGAAGGATGCGCGAGGAGAGCGAGACGTTGCTGATTATATCGAGGAGCGTATGCGTAAGGCGGGTTTGCAGGTTACCCGGCAGCCTGTTGTTGATGGACGTGACAATATTATCGCTGAATTGCGGGTAGGTAAACCGGAATCAGCTTTGCTATTCGAGGCTCACATGGATACCGTTTCAATAGGGAGCATGGAGAATGCACTTAAACCTATTTATCGTGAAGGTCGGTTGTATGGTAGGGGAGCTTGCGACACGAAGGGTGCATTGGCCGGGATGATTCACATGATGGAGAGATGTGCGCAGCATCCGGAGCTTCTGAACGCAGATCTTATTTTCTGCGCTTCTGTTGACGAGGAATACGTCTTCCGGGGACTAATAAATTTCATGTCGCTTGATATTCCGTTATCGGGGGCTGTTGTTGGTGAGCCGACAGAGCTTGGCATCGTCGTGGAGCATAAAGGTTGTGCTCGATTTACTGTGCAGGCGCACGGTAAGTCCGCACATAGCTCGGTTCCGCATAAGGGAGAGAATGCAGTCTATGCCATGATGGACGTCGTCCGATATATACGGGAGCGCGTGGAGCCGGAGCTGGCGACGGTTAAAAGTGAATTGTGCGGGAAACCAACGATTGTTGTGAGCACGATCAGCGGCGGCAGTCAGATTAACATCGTTCCGGAAGCCTGTGAAATTAGTGTGGATCGCCGTATTGTACCGGGGGAGTCGCCGGAGCAAGTATTATCTGAATTTGAAAGGGATATAAGGACAGATCTGAGCGAAATGAGGTTAACCATAGAACCACTGCTGCTCGATCCCGCATTAAACACACCACATGATGCTGCAGTTGTACGATCGGCGCAGCAGGTTGCCGAAATGCTTGGCATGAATTCATCATTGCGTGGCGTTACGTATGGAAGCAATGCAAGCAAGCTTCAAGCATGGAAAGGCATTCCTTCTATTGTATATGGTCCGGGCTCGATCGAGCAGGCGCATTCTGCCGAAGAATGGGTTCCAGTTGATGAGGTTGTGCAGGCAGCTGAATTTTATTATCAATTGGCTTGTTCCTATAAGGGAAATAAAGAGGAGAGAGGCTAG